Within Suricata suricatta isolate VVHF042 chromosome 12, meerkat_22Aug2017_6uvM2_HiC, whole genome shotgun sequence, the genomic segment CGCTCCCGCGCTCCCAGGGGACCGCAAACCTCTTCGGCCCCTTCTCAAGAATTCATCCCGCCTCCTAGAGAAACCGGTAACCAATTGGATCTTAGATCTGCCGCCTCCCGTACCACCCTCTTAGATACTGACTAATCGATTAGCGGAAACCAGCCTGGAATCCTGCCCCCTTGACTAGATGTTATCCAATTACACCGCGGCTCCTAAGATCGGCGGAAGCAGGAAGGCGCCAATGAGGCCTTTGGCTGCATCGACGGGGGCGGAGCTAAGGTGTCAGACACACCCCTCTCTGTGACTCTACCTTTAGGCTTTGCGCGTTTTAATGCGATGGTGTCCCCACGGGATCAAATTTCAGCGTCACAGCTGAGGACTGGCTTTGCGGTCCCTGaggggagagcatgagcaggaggtgGTATGTGGTAGGCGGGGGTGCAAGGGGGTAGGGAGCCCACCAGGCAATGGATTCTCGGCCCGGGGGGTGGGGCTCAGGCTAatggccccgcccccttccctaAGAATTCTCCCCGGGATAGCGGGAGAAACCGCTACTGTGGGAGCGGTAGGAGGAAAGttatgggggaagggagagaggggctcGACTGGGGACTCGCCTGTAGTTGGCACTCAGAAATGCATCTTTCCTTTTAACCTTAAAGCCTCCCACGGCTCCTATGGTTTCCCAGGGTCTCAGCGTGACGTTCGAGGACAGTTTCCCACTACTGTATGTCAGGCACTGGCATAGATTAATTCACTTAATCACAACAACCCAGTAAGGTGGATATAGTATGACATCGAGTTTTATAGTTGGAGACGTTGAGGCATGGAGAGGTTCAAGAACTCTCTAACATCACACAGCCAGGAAAGGGCAGAGCTAGCATTGGAACCCAGGCCACCCAGCTGGAGAGTCTCCGGAGACAGTGATTCTTGAAGGGGTAGCCTGGAACATTTCGGGCAGAAGAAAAGCTCCTAAACGGGTTTTAAGACCCAGTGAGTGCATATGGTGGTGCCCAGCCCTCAGTGAGGTGCTCGGAACatatgagctttaaaaaaatgattaaagagaTTTTACAAAGCAAATGTTGAGTAGAGTTTTGAAGGGCATATAGGAGTGTTTTAGGAGGTCTAGGGCCAGAGGAAGGGCACCAGCCAGCCCAGAAAGAGCAGAAGGGAAAGCCCTAGAGTGTGGGTTTTCTGGCTGAATGTGGCTCAGGACAGAATGCCCTTCACCTAGAAGTTTCCCCAGGCAGACGTGTCCCAGGTCTCCATCGGTACCAGCTCTGACAACACTGGAATGTTGAACAGAGGGCATGAATGTGAGACCCAGAGCTGTGTTCTTAAACTCCCCTGCTTGGCTTTCAATGCCTTGCTTGAGCTGCCCCAACCTACCGCTTTCTCTTGGCCCCCACCTTCAGCCATCCTGAATTTACCAGCACAGAGCACGTTCTTCCACGCCTCCAAGCTTTTGCAACACGCTGTTCCCTGCCAGGAATGCCCTTCCTTTAGTGCCCAACGCTAagatccttttttgtttttaggctcttctgaggcctcagtttctcctgtgGGGGGTCTTCTGGATCCTTCTCACTACCCAGCCCAATGCCGGGGGCTGGGATCATCTTtcatctggcttctgctcctgCCTGGGAAGCCTTGTGTTCAGGGCTGAGGCCTCTCTGGGGTATTAGGGGAGGTCTGGGAGTGTCAGGACATGGGGGCTGGTCTCAGTGCAGCCCCCTGTCCCCCCTTGTTGAAGCGACCCTCTTCTGGCTGGCCTACCCCAGGACCCTGACTACTCTCTGTCCTGCTACTGCTCATCTCCCTTGCCCTCCAACGCGTGTTTGCCTACGAACGGGAAGTGTGACAAGTACTGGGGTGTGTTGAGGGGCTTCCCTAgggctggggagctgggtggggctGGAGTGCTCTGGGTTGGCCCCAGAAAGCCCTCTCACCCTTTCATtccacccacccccctccattCAGACTTATCCTCAGACAAGACCTTGAACTATACGATTCACTGGTCCAGGACCTCAGAGCCAGAGATCTTGGAGCCAGCTGCTTCTGAGAACACAGTACAAAACTCCAGTCTAGACTGGAGGCCTAGGAGGGACTCAGGACCTCGGTCGTATGGGTCTCCCCTCATCCAGAACCCAGACTCACAGGAGCAATCTAATGACCAGGACCTGAAGAAGCATCACAGTATCACTAAGGTCACCCCCACCCGGGAAACCCCTCCTGGCCACACCACAGTCTACTGCTCCAGGGCTTAGGGAGGGGGCCATGGGGGCCAGGGCGGGGTCCTCCTCATGATATGTATCTTCAGCACCCTgaacagcacccagtgctcagccaGCCCAcactaaaaatgtctttaatgaaCGGAAGAAGGGATGAATGGAACGGATGCACGTTTGTCTCTTTGTCAGGTCTTGTCTCTGACTGTTTCTGGGTATGACGTACCTGTGTGTCCGTGGTTGTGGTTGTGTGTCTGAGATGGATGTGGGTGGATGCCCTGGGTCTTACCACCTGGCGTCCCTGGCTGTGTCCGAGCTTCTGTGGCTGTAGTTGTGCTTCGACAATCATGTGTGGTTGTGCTTCGGCGCTGTGGAGCTCCCCACAGACGTGGTCTGTGTTGTCTGCCCTTAAAGAGGAGGGCCGTTGCCTGAGCCCAAGCCAGGGACAGGGCTCCGCAGGCACGTGCCCTCGGGGCAGCCCCCAGGCGCGCGCAGGTAGGGGGCAAGCCACACAAATGTACTCCTGACCATGTGTGGGCCAGTGTGGGGTGGGCGGTGGTGCAGCACATGCATAGAGGCAGCTTTCCCTGCATGCGGGGTCTGGGGCACCCAGCACTCAGCAGACCCGACTCATGCCCAGCCCCCACACACAATGGGTTGGGGTGAGcagggagaagcacagagatgaAGTTCTACTCCCCTCATGTCCCTGTTTCCTAGAAGCCCTTGGAGACCAGCACGTCCAAAGTCAAAGGTGAGAACCCTCCTTCCCAAAAAGACTATGTGTGGAAGACCTGCCAGTTCTTCCCTGCAGCCTCGGCCCTCACCTGGGAGGAGCTGCACCATTGCTGCCCAATTACCCCTGCCCCATCATCAGCTGGAGTTTTGCCCCTGACCTTgtcctgccctcctgcctctACCTCAGCCTCTACAGACCCTAGCTCGTTACtttgcccctgcccctcaccctctcctgAGCTTCTGCTGACCCCTGACCGTAccttgcccctgcccccacccctcctagCCTTGTCTGACCCCCATCTCTGCTCATAGCTAAGTCCACCACGATGATTCCTGACTTCCAGAAGCACTTGCGATGCGAACTGGAGTCACTCAAGAGCCAACTACAGGCCCAGACCAAGGTGTGAGtcacctctgccctgccctcagcAACCTCTGGCCCTGTCcgcctgctccctgcccctgtccccaagCCTGACCTCTTCCTCGCAGGCCTTCGAGTTCCTGAACCACTCAGTGACCATGTTGGAGAAGGAGAGCTGCCTGCAGCAAATCAAGATTCAGCAGCTTGAAGGTGAGGACTAGCCGAGGGTCAAAGTCAGGCCGGAGGCTGGCCCTGTTGGGGTCAGCTGGGTTAGCCCAAGGTGAAAGAAGGTGGGTGAagagggtcagggtcagggtctggCCAGGGTTAGGGAAAGCTGGATTCGAAGCTGGGGCGCAGGTGTGGCTGGGGCTCAGTCAAGATCCCAACCTAATCTGCAGAGGTGCTGAGACCCATAAGCCAGACGGAGGAGGGATGCAAGTGGGGCGTGGAGCAGGGGCCGCAGGGGCTGTACGGGGCCCTGGCCCAAGGCCTGCAAGGGCTACAGAAGACCCTGCGTGACAGTGAGGAGGTACAGAGGGCCCGCACCACTCGCTGCCTGAAGCTGCTGGCCCAAGAGATCCGGGACAGGTGGGCATGGTCAGGAGGGCAGCCTGCAAGCTGTGGGAGAGACGGGAGGCCAGGGAGAGGGAACCGAATGTGGGCTGAGGCAGGTGGGAGAGGCCTGAGCAAGGAGGCCTGGGGACTGTGGAAGGCTTGGGGGACAAGACGAGGGGATGAAGAGGCAGTGaagcagtggggggggggcggggtggagctggaggccagaaggcagggAAGACAGGAAGCCAGGGTATCAGAAAACTGGAGGTGATACGGGAAGCTGGAAGAAGGAGAGATTGAGGGTGGGAAAGTATGGGAGGCCAGAGGGGCAGAAGGCGGGGAGATGGAGGCGAGGCAACGAGAGGCTGAGGCAATGGGAGGCTGGAGGTCAGGAggagaggaccagggggaaggacTGGAGATAGGGGGTAAAGGGGgctggcagggtgggggaagggaccaACCCTGGGTAGATGGGTGGTTGAACAGCTAGGAACATGGGAGTTGGAGGAAGCTTGAGGAGTCAGGTTGGCAAACAGGAGGGCAGAAGGCCAGAAAATAGGAGACCAAAGGCTGAGCAGGGACTGTGGGTCTAGGCTGCACTGTCCCCTCAGCAAGAAGTTCCTGTGGGAGGAGCTGGAGTTGGTGCGGGAGGAGGTGACCTTCATCTATCAGAAGCTCCGTGAGTGCCCAGAGCCCACAGCCAGGAGAGGGGGTCCTTCTGCAGCTCTGGCCCCCCTGAGTCCCCTCCCCCTACAGAGGCTCAGGAGGATGAGATCACGGAGAACCTGATGAACATCCAGAAGATGCAGAAGACGCAGGTGAAGTGTCGCAAGGTGGGCAGAGAGGACGAGACCCCgtgggagtggggagcaggggggcagggggggaatCTCTGTCGGCTTCCACCAACGAACTGGAGCTGgaaggcctgggttcaaatctcagctctgccacctacTGCTCTGTGACTGTGGTCAAGGCACTTcatccctctgggcctcagtttcctcatctatataatGGGTATAACAACCCATCCCTACCCGAAGGGGTAGCTGCATGAACTGAATGTTAAACACATTGAGGGCAGCCTGATGTGTAATAAGTGCTATATAGTGGACGTTTTTCACCACTGTCATCGTTAGCACTATTGTTATCTCACACACATCTCCCGCCATCCATCCCCACCTCGGCCCCAGGTCCTGACCAAGATGAAACAGCAGGGGCATGAGACATCCAACTGGCCGGAGACTGAGGAGATGCCACCAGGAGGCAATGGCTCCTGGAGGGATGACCTCCAAAAGGAGCTGAGTGACATATGGTGATGCCCTGCTCCCACTCTAACCTCTGATCCtcacctgccctgccccctcaccAGTCAGATCAAGCAGCAACCGACCACCAGAATGTGGAACCCACTCGAGTCCAGATGTCCCTCTCCTCCTAGGCCTGACTTCTACCTCTGTCCCCACCAtggcccccctgccccagccctgagcAGCCAGGAGTCCGCCAGGGCCCCCAGCTCCCCATCTCCCTGCAGGTCTGCGGTGCACCTGCTGCAGAACTCCTTTGATATCTTCGTCATGTCCGCAGGGGGCCGCCTCAGGGCCTCGAACCTCCGGGGTGAGGGGGATGAGGTGCCCtctggggtgtgtggggggtTCATTCTCCAGTTTCACACATAGGGGTCATGTTCAGAGGCCATACTTGAGGGGTCATATTAAGGATTTCCATCCAGGGATCACTCAGGGTCAATGGGATCTTTGTAAAGGATCAGTGGGGCAAAATTCAGGGGTCACTGAGGTCATGTTGGGTCACATTCAAGTGACATAATCAAGGGGCTCTGGCCCTTGATCATGATGCCACTCAAGGGNNNNNNNNNNNNNNNNNNNNNNNNNNNNNNNNNNNNNNNNNNNNNNNNNNNNNNNNNNNNNNNNNNNNNNNNNNNNNNNNNNNNNNNNNNNNNNNNNNNNcccccccccccccccgcccaggtcCCAACTCCATGACCTCCAGCCCTGAGGTCCTCTGGCCTAAGCCGGGCCCTgaccccactctctctccacaGCCTGAGCAGCCGGGACTGCTCTCCCTCAAGACCCctccagagagaaaataaactagCCAAGACCCTCTTCCTCCTGTGGACTGTTGGCTCCTGCTGCTTCCCGTGTCTGAGAATgagcctcccctgcctcccccgccccgcgCTAGTTTACTTCCCAGTGTTGGGGGCGGTGCGGAGACCCCAGAGGCTGTTCCGGACACGTAGACTTGGAGTCAGGGGACAGAGCGCGGCCAGATTTAGTATATACTAAGTCAGGGGTCAGTCTGTCCGGATAGCAGTGTCCAGACAGGCTCGTTCATCAAGCCACCAGAGCTTCTTGCTCCGGCTACCTAGCTATCTAGTCTGCTGCCCGTATTGCccaaaaggggaaactgaggcaccggaAGGGAGGGTTGAGGCCCAGGGTCACCCTCTCAcaccctgccctcctctccccctcagcACATCCACCACCTAATTCTCCCTCAACCTGCATCCTTCATTCTCTCCCAAATTTGTTCTAACGCCCTCGGTCCCCGAGATCAACAGTGGCCCCGCCCGACCATGCTAATAAGACGCCTCGAGTCCCCGCCTCGCAGGGTTATGCAAATGAGGCGCCCGGtggccccgcccctcgcccctTCGCTGAGTCTGCGCGGCTCGGCCGGGCCGGCCGAGTCTCCCATCTCTGTGTCCGTCCGCCCGCCGGGCCTGCCGTCCGTTTGTTCTTCCTGCTGCCCAGGTGACTTCTACGCGGAGCGGGGGCTCAGGCGGTGACAGCCTCGACCcggtgagggagaggggcttgGGGCGCCCCCTGCATTCCCTCTCGCGGGCTTCCGATCCTCGGTCGGTCTGGCCAAGGTTCAGTTCCTGCGGGTCGGGTCCCCTGTGGGTTcagcacagggagggggaggggaggcaggagctggggttggggggggagcgTGGAGAGGGGACCCCGGACCTGAGAAGCCAAGCGGCCGTGGTGAGGGTGACTGTGATTGTGTGGTTGTCATTATGTGTCAAGTGTGTGGTTGTGTAACTGTGATTGTGTGGCTCCAGCGATGCCTGTGTGgtctgtgtggtgtgtgtgtgactgtctCTTGGGGCTGTCATTGTGTGGCTGGCGTCATGGGTATCActctgagggtgtgtgtgtggctgtgttgTTGTGGCTGCTGTCACCGTGACCGTGTGGCTGTCTTGGTGTCTGTATGGCTGTGTGCATATGACTGCCATTGTGTGTTCCTTCTGATGATGTGGGGAGGCCCATTTTCCTGTTTCAGTGTGTGGCTGTGATCATGCGCCTTGCTCGTGTGGCTCGGTGTGCAAATCCGTGTCACAGTTCATATACGTGCCCTTGTGCGGCCATGTGGCTGAGCTTGTGGATGACATCGTCTCCTATGAGTGTCAATGTGGGTTGGAGACTGTTAATGTGTGTGGCTGTCATTGAGTGCCTGGTAATTGGGGGTGTGACGCCGTGACCGGTTTATGACCCCCATTGTGTGTGGTGACTCTTTCCGATGTAAATCTTAAGTGTGCTGGCAGCCCCGGGTATGTCCCTGATAGGGTGGGGGGTGCAGACTTGTGTGGGGTTGTGAAACGTGTGAAGGCCCTCCTcttgtgtccctgtgtgtgtttGATCTGTGTGGGTGTCTGTGACAGGCCGTGTGCACGCTGTGCCATGTGTGTGAGTGTACAGTTGTGTGCAGTGGGTGTTGGGCACCTGTCTGAATGAACAGGCCTGTCTTGTTCCCCACAAGCCAAGTGCCTAAAATCCGGCAGACCCTGCATCCTTGCTTGTGGGATGGACAAAtgctgtgctgtgtgtgtgtgtgtgtgtgtgtgtgtgtgtgtgtgtggtgtttgccATGGAGGCTGTGGCTGGGTTGTGGACTCTAGGGATGCCAGCATGTGCGATTGCGTCTCTGGAAGGGTGAGGGGCCGTGGCCTGGTGGGCATCTGGGATTGCTGGTGACCCTTACCCCACATGTCACACTGCAGAGCAAGCTGCGTGAATGGGGCACTGGACCCAGAGTGCCTACCCtcaccttcctgggcctcagtttccacatctgtgcaATGGGGTTGACCATCCCTGTCCTGCTGGCCGCCAGGAGCGGCTGTGAGTCTGTGGGTGTGGCGGAGGCCTGTGGGAAGCCATAGGGCCTTTTCACAGGTGAGGTCAGCCTGGGAGAATGGGTCGAGCAGGTGTGGCTCTGTTGGCCCCTCAGTGCTGGGGACTGAGGTTAgattggggggagagggggcttgTTGGGAGAAGATAGCCCCCCTCATGATCCAGAGAAACAgacaggctgggaggagggggagagggagaggcagctgggagagaaggagggccTGGCCATCAGCCCAAACCAGTCAGACACAGCCcatggggacaggagagagagagaggctcctgtgggccatgggggagggggcttaGAGGAGGcgcctggtgggggtgggggccatggAGCATGGGGTCCCTTATAAAGCACATGGGGAAAGAGGATTGGGTCCCGTAAAAACTAGTGGGGGTGAGGACCCTTCTAAATGGATCCTTCTCCATGGGGGAGGGGTCCCATGAAGCTGAAGAAATTTCTTCCAAAGGCCGAGGGGAGGTGACCTataggggaaggaggagaggcccTCCTAAAAGGCCCGGGTCTGAACTTCGTCCAGGGGCTGTTGGGGGAGAAGACCACCGTAGAGCCTCTGGGGCCCCTGGCGGAGAATGGCCGCTGGTGGTGCTGGGGATGCCAGTGCCTCCAGTGGGCAGGAGCCTGGATACTCAAGGTCTGGGGCAGAAGCCTCCGTGTCCGGAGCCAGGACTCCCTTGTAGTACTTCTGGGGCCCAAGGGGGCCAGGGTGTGGCCAGAGGACTCGGGCAGGTGACCGGagcctccccctgcaccccgccCTGGCCGTCccattccctccccacctccacaggCCCAGCCTTCACCATGGCAGGAGGGAGACCTCAGCCGAAGAGGAGTTTCTCCATCATTCCCTGCTTTGTCTTCGTGGAGGTGAGCAACCCAGTAACTCTCCCCTGCACattcactcccccacccccccatccccgaCTCACTCCCAGACCCTCAGCAGGGAGGAGGTGCGTTCAGAAGCCACACTTCCCAAGTTCGGACTCTCGCTCTGCCCGTCCTTCCCACAGAACCCTGGGTACCTCACATACCCTgctcttgagcctcagtttccttgtctgtcaAATAGGCACATAATTAGAGTCCCTTTCTCCTAGCGTGGTTATAAAggtaaaatgtattataattcaTGGAAGAGAATTAGCATGATGTTCCGCCCCCAGCAAGGATTATGCTTCCGGGAGCGCTAGCACTTCTGTTCTAGTATCTTCTCCCCTGTTGGTCTGTCCTCCCCCCGACCCACTGACCCTTCTTTCTGGTCTGAGCCCTGGCTCAGTCCTCGTTCTTGCTCTCCTCAATCtcatctcctctttcctttccatcctacaagccccttctcttctcctcccctcccctcctctcctgccttctgtGTCCATCTCTTTGTGTCTCCCAGGCCCTGACCATTCTCCACCTCGCTCCATCTCTCTCACCCTTTGAATCTCCCTCAGTCttgatctctctgtctccccccatctctgtctctcaccacGGCCCCACTTTGGACCTGACCctggtctcttctctctctgtctctctgccccgacTGGGTGGCAGTCAGTGCTTCTGGGTATCGTGGTCCTGCTCGCTTACCGCCTGGAGTTCACGGACACCTTCCCCGTGCACACCCAGGGGTTCTTCTGCTATGACAGTACCTACGCCAAGCCTTACCCGGGCCCTGAGGCTGCCAGCCGGGTGCCTCCTGCTCTCATCTATGCCCTAGTCACTGCGGGGCCCACCCTCACGGTGAGACTGGGGGTAGCCTTGGTTGGGCCAGGGTGGCAGGAGGGCCAGGTGGAGGTGGCTGCGGGGCTGGATTTGAAGGCCAGGAAGACCCCGCCTTGCTCTTGCCCGCAGATCCTGCTGGGGGAGCTGGCGCGTGCCTTTTTCCCCGGGCCACCGTCCACCATCCCCATCATCGGAGAGAGCACCATCGTGTCGGGGGCCTGCTGCCGCTTCAGCCCCCCACTGCGGAGGCTGGTCCGCTTCCTCGGTGAGTGATGTGGCCAGGCGGTCAGCTGTGCAGAGGAAATATGGGCCCAAGTCAGCCCTAATAAGAATTTTATGGGGAAGAGGGCCTAGAAGTGTCATGACTTCCTGGGGCAAAAAGGGACGTGAGCTGAGGCCAGGCGTCATGGGGGCTCTAGGGACATGGGTGGGGCCTATGCCAACCATGACGGCAACTGGGAGGGCCCCCAGATTGCTACAAGGAGCATCTCAAGGCACAAAAGGGGGACACAGACCCAGGCCAAGTACTGTCCCACTCACTCCCTGCCACTGCACCCTGAGCAGGACACTGAGACCCCACTGTGCTTTCAGTGTGGTCCCAGCCGTGTTTGGCGGCCATGGTGTAGATGAGCAGAGCTCATCCAAAATGGTGGTCTTGGTGCCAGAAGGGCGTAGGCCCAATCCTGATGTAATGCTGTTGAGGGCTCCCAGCCCAGATATACGGGGGTTCCCGGGGAGGACCCCCTCCTGATACAGTAGTAATCCAAGACAGAAGCAAGGGGCTCAGAGTGACATCAAGGAGACCTTCCTTGGCCCAGCTGTAATGGGATATGGCTTTGGGGCGATTCCCAGCTGTGCTTTAATGATGGTCACAGGAACAAGGAGACAAGGCGCCCAGACCAGCCGTAGGGGCTCACAGGAGGAGGGCCCATGGCGAATCGGGCCCAGCACGaacccctctcccaccccacccctaggGGTCTACTCCTTCGGCCTCTTCACCACAACCATCTTCGCCAATGCTGGGCAGGTGGTGACCGGCAACCCCACCCCGCACTTCCTGTCCGTGTGCCGCCCCAACTACACGGCCCTGGGCTGCCCACCGCCTTCGCCCGACAGGCCGGGGCCCGACCGCTTCGTCACCGACCAGGGTGCCTGTGCCGGCAGCCCCAGCCTGGTGGCTGCTGCGCGCCGTGCCTT encodes:
- the PLPPR2 gene encoding phospholipid phosphatase-related protein type 2 isoform X3, with product MAGGRPQPKRSFSIIPCFVFVESVLLGIVVLLAYRLEFTDTFPVHTQGFFCYDSTYAKPYPGPEAASRVPPALIYALVTAGPTLTILLGELARAFFPGPPSTIPIIGESTIVSGACCRFSPPLRRLVRFLGVYSFGLFTTTIFANAGQVVTGNPTPHFLSVCRPNYTALGCPPPSPDRPGPDRFVTDQGACAGSPSLVAAARRAFPCKDAALCAYAVTYTAMYVTLVFRVKGSRLVKPSLCLALLCPAFLVGVVRVAEYRNHWSDVLAGFLTGAAIATFLVTCVVHNFQSRRPSGRRFSPWEDLGQAPTMDSPLEKNPRPAGRIRHRHGSPHPSRRTVPAVAT
- the CCDC159 gene encoding coiled-coil domain-containing protein 159, which encodes MSRRCDPLLAGLPQDPDYSLSCYCSSPLPSNACLPTNGKCDKYWDLSSDKTLNYTIHWSRTSEPEILEPAASENTVQNSSLDWRPRRDSGPRSYGSPLIQNPDSQEQSNDQDLKKHHSITKKPLETSTSKVKAKSTTMIPDFQKHLRCELESLKSQLQAQTKAFEFLNHSVTMLEKESCLQQIKIQQLEEVLRPISQTEEGCKWGVEQGPQGLYGALAQGLQGLQKTLRDSEEVQRARTTRCLKLLAQEIRDSKKFLWEELELVREEVTFIYQKLQAQEDEITENLMNIQKMQKTQVKCRKVLTKMKQQGHETSNWPETEEMPPGGNGSWRDDLQKELSDIWSAVHLLQNSFDIFVMSAGGRLRASNLRGEGDEVPSGSKLREWGTGPRVPTLTFLGLSFHICAMGLTIPVLLAARSGCESVGVAEACGKP